TTGGTCTTGGGGAAGCCTGTCGCCTGGTCACAGAAGACCTAGAAAAAGACGTCAAACGAATCAGCCTGCTTACCAGTCAGTTAGCAGATGGTATTCAGGGCTTAGTGCCCAGCGCACAAATCAATGGACCCACGGAAAACCGATTACCGGGAAACTGGAACATTTCGATACAGGGCGTCGGCGCAGAGCGTTTGATGCTGAGCATGAGAGACCTCGCGATCAGCTCCGGGGCAGCTTGCGCCACAGCGCAGACCGGGCCATCTCATGTCCTCAAGGCCATGGGGCATACAGATGAACGTTGTCACGGGTCCCTAAGATTTGGGATAGGGCGCTTCAATACCGAAAACGAAGTTTCCTTGGCTACCCAGATGGTAGCCAAAGCTTACGCCCAGCTCTCGCAGAAGCCTGCATAAGTAGATTGACGAGCGGCCAGAGCTGATTAATATAGATAGTAGGAGTACTACAAATGATAACCCTCACCGAAAAAGCAATCACCCGTGCGCTTCAAGTTGCCGAAAGACAAAAGATTCCGGCTATCTTACGCGTCGGCGTTAAGGGCGGCGGCTGCTCAGGTCTAAGTTATTTCCTCGACTTCGAGGCCGGCGAAGGCCGAGAAGGGGATTCTGTAGTCGAATTTAGCGGCGTAAAAGTTCGGGTAGACCCGAAAAGCCTGAATTACCTTACTGAAACAGAGCTCGATTTCGACACGAATTTACTAAATGGTGGCTTTAAATTCCGTAACCCTCAAGCCAAGCGAAGCTGTAGCTGTGGGGAATCGTTCTCCGTATAAGGGCGGTCGTCCTGGCTCCGGGAAACTCTCGATCGAAGCCATGACAACCTGCACGACCACACGCGTCATTTGTATCGTTAGCTCTTGCTTCTATTGGTTGAAACACTTAAATATCGCCCAGACCCATGAAAGCTGCACTACTAGTCCTTGAAGATGGCCGTATATTCCGAGGCCGAAGATTTGGCGCTGACTCAGATGCTCAGGGAGAAGTTGTTTTCAACACGTCGATGATGGGTTACCAAGAAATCCTGACTGATCCATCCTACGCTGGTCAAATCGTGACCATGACTTATCCGATGATCGGTAACTACGGTATCGCGGGCGAAGACTTTGAAGCTCGAAAAATATTCCTCGGTGGATTAATCGTAAAAGAGATTAGCCGTATATCCAGCAACTGGCGCTCAGAAGTCACTCTCGACGAGTACTTGAAGCGACAAGGCATTCCTGGATTCTGTGATATCGATACACGAGCACTGGTTCGACACCTCCGTGACAAAGGTGCAATGCGCGGCATCATCGCCGACGCCGAAGGTGCTGATGAACAAGCACTTATTGCCAAGGCAAAAGGGCTTACGTCCATGGCCGGGACAGACCTTGCGAAGGTTGTGACCGCAGGTCACCAATACAGCTGGACCGAGAAAGACATCGATCTCGCCGGTACACGCGCTCCCGCAGCAAGCCCAGACGAAAAAGCTCAACCACATGTTGTGGCTTATGACTTTGGCGTAAAACGCGGAATTCTGCGGCAGCTTGCCGGAGAAGGATGCCGCGTCACAGTCGTACCTGCCAGCACCACCGCTGAAGAAGTGATGACACTGAACCCCGACGGAGTTTTACTTTCCAACGGGCCTGGTGATCCTGAGCCGGTGGACTACGCTATCGAAAACGTCAAAGCACTGATTGGTAAAGTACCGATTTTCGGAATCTGCCTTGGGCACCAAATCCTAGCGCTCGCCAGCGGTGGGTCCGCATTCAAACTGAAATTCGGACACCGTGGTGGAAATCATCCAGTGCAAGACCTGAAAACCGGAAAGATTGAAATCACCAGCCAAAACCATGGCTTCTGTGTGGATCCGGACTCGTTACCAAAAGATGAAGTAGAAGTGACGCATATCAATCTTAACGATAAAACCTGCGCAGGCATTCGGCTTAAGAATGCGCCAGCGTTTAGTGTTCAGTACCACCCGGAGGCGTCGCCGGGACCGCATGACGCCAACTATCTATTCGACCGTTTTATGCAGATGATGCGAGAATGGAATCCGAATAGGGGTTTCTAATTTCTCGCGTGGGAGGGCTCAATGCCACGCCGTGATGACCTCAATCGTATCCTTGTTCTAGGTTCTGGACCCATTGTTATTGGTCAGGCCTGTGAATTCGATTATTCAGGAACCCAAGCTATCAAAGCTCTCAAAGATGAGGGCTATGAAGTCATCCTGGTGAACTCGAATCCAGCGACTATTATGACGGATCCAAACTTGTGTGATCGCACCTACGTGGAGCCGCTTACACCTGAGTACCTTGAAGTTATTATCGAGCGCGAAAAGCCCGATGCAGTTCTTCCAACCGTTGGTGGACAAACAGCTCTAAACCTCGCGCTTGATCTCCACAAACAAGGCATCCTCGAGAAATATAATGTGGAACTTCTGGGTGCGAGCCCTGAGGCCATTGAAGTCGCCGAAGACCGAGAACTCTTTCGTTTGGCGATGCTGGAAATTGGACTCAATGTCCCTGAAAGCGTCATCATTGGCGACATGCAGGGTGCTTATGATTTCATGAAAGGCAGAGTTTATCCATGTGTCCTAAGGCCGTCTTTTACGCTCGGCGGCACGGGTGGAGGAATCGCCTACAACCAAGACGAACTCGAAACTATTGTTCGGCGCGGACTCGACCTTTCACCGGTTAGCCAGATTCTCATCGAAGAGTCTCTGCTTGGTTGGAAAGAGTACGAACTCGAAGTTATTCGAGACACAGCAGACAACGTTGTCATTATTTGCTCCATCGAAAACATCGATGCCATGGGCGTGCACACGGGTGATTCTATCACGGTGGCCCCAGCGCAAACGCTGACCGACAAAGAATACCAGCAGATGCGTAATGCAGCGGCACAGATTCTTCGTAAGGTTAAAGTCGACACGGGTGGATCCAATGTTCAGTTTGCGGTTGATCCCAAAACAGGACGCCTCATTATTATCGAGATGAACCCTCGAGTAAGCCGGTCATCTGCTCTGGCGTCAAAAGCAACGGGCTTCCCGATTGCCAAAATCGCCGCAAAGTTGGCCGTAGGATATACTCTCGACGAGTTACCAAACGACATAACACTCAAGACACCTGCAGCTTTTGAGCCTGCGCTCGACTATGTCGTCACCAAGATTCCGAAGTTTGCTTTTGAGAAATTCAGCGGAGCCGAAACAACACTTGGCACACAAATGAAATCCGTTGGCGAGGTCATGGCAATCGGCCGGACCCTTAAAGAGTCGTTCTTTAAAGCACTGCGTTCACTTGAGGTATCTAAACCATACCGACCCAACGAAACAGACCGCGACAAACTTGCTGAAAAGTTGTCACGACCCAGCGAAAACAGAATTCGTTATGTTGTCTACGCTTTAGAGCAAGGATGGAGCATCGAAGAGGTTCATCGCCACTGCTCCATTGACCCTTGGTTCCTTGATCAGTTTCAGCAATTCG
The sequence above is drawn from the Deltaproteobacteria bacterium genome and encodes:
- a CDS encoding iron-sulfur cluster assembly accessory protein, with the protein product MITLTEKAITRALQVAERQKIPAILRVGVKGGGCSGLSYFLDFEAGEGREGDSVVEFSGVKVRVDPKSLNYLTETELDFDTNLLNGGFKFRNPQAKRSCSCGESFSV
- the carA gene encoding glutamine-hydrolyzing carbamoyl-phosphate synthase small subunit produces the protein MKAALLVLEDGRIFRGRRFGADSDAQGEVVFNTSMMGYQEILTDPSYAGQIVTMTYPMIGNYGIAGEDFEARKIFLGGLIVKEISRISSNWRSEVTLDEYLKRQGIPGFCDIDTRALVRHLRDKGAMRGIIADAEGADEQALIAKAKGLTSMAGTDLAKVVTAGHQYSWTEKDIDLAGTRAPAASPDEKAQPHVVAYDFGVKRGILRQLAGEGCRVTVVPASTTAEEVMTLNPDGVLLSNGPGDPEPVDYAIENVKALIGKVPIFGICLGHQILALASGGSAFKLKFGHRGGNHPVQDLKTGKIEITSQNHGFCVDPDSLPKDEVEVTHINLNDKTCAGIRLKNAPAFSVQYHPEASPGPHDANYLFDRFMQMMREWNPNRGF
- the carB gene encoding carbamoyl-phosphate synthase large subunit; this encodes MPRRDDLNRILVLGSGPIVIGQACEFDYSGTQAIKALKDEGYEVILVNSNPATIMTDPNLCDRTYVEPLTPEYLEVIIEREKPDAVLPTVGGQTALNLALDLHKQGILEKYNVELLGASPEAIEVAEDRELFRLAMLEIGLNVPESVIIGDMQGAYDFMKGRVYPCVLRPSFTLGGTGGGIAYNQDELETIVRRGLDLSPVSQILIEESLLGWKEYELEVIRDTADNVVIICSIENIDAMGVHTGDSITVAPAQTLTDKEYQQMRNAAAQILRKVKVDTGGSNVQFAVDPKTGRLIIIEMNPRVSRSSALASKATGFPIAKIAAKLAVGYTLDELPNDITLKTPAAFEPALDYVVTKIPKFAFEKFSGAETTLGTQMKSVGEVMAIGRTLKESFFKALRSLEVSKPYRPNETDRDKLAEKLSRPSENRIRYVVYALEQGWSIEEVHRHCSIDPWFLDQFQQFAELQEGMRGKALDDVSSDTILTAKKWGFSDRRIAYMTGTASLEVRARRKRDGIVPVYKRVDTCAAEFESHTPYMYSTYEEECEA